The sequence ACCGAGACGCGGCATCGTGACGGACACGGTCATCGCTTCAGGGGCTCCTCGTCAGCCGTGGCTGTGCAGTGGTTTGCCGGCGAGCGCGAGATGCGCCTCGCCGACCGCTTCGGACAGGGTCGGGTGCGGGTGGATGAGCTGCGCGACCTCGATCGGCAGCGCTTCCCAGTTCGTGATCAGCTGGCCCTCGGCGATCAGGTCGCCGACCCGCGCGCCGACCATGTGGATGCCGAGCACCGGGCCGTCTTTCTCCGCGATCACCTTGACCGCGCCGGCGGTCTGCAGGATCTGCGCGCGGCCGTTGCCGGCCAGGTCGTACGTGGCCTCGACGGCTTGATACCCACGCTCGGCGGCCTGCGCGCTGGTCAGCCCGACGCTCGCGACCTCGGGGTCGGAGTAGGTGACGCGCGGGACGCCGTCGTAGTCGATGGTCGGCGGGTTCAGCCCGGCGACCTCCTCGGCGACCATGATTCCCTCCGCGAAGCCGAGGTGCGCGAGCTGCAGGCCGGGTCGCAGGTCGCCGATCGCGTAGACGTTCGGGAGGCTCGTGCGGCAGTGGGCGTCGACGGTCACGAAGCCACGGTCCATCGCGATGCCGGCCTCGGCGTACCCGAGGTTGTCGGACACCGGTCCACGCCCCACCGCGACCAGCAGCAGCTCGCCGTCGAAGGTCTTGCCGTCCTCGAGCGTCACCGTGACGCCCGCGTCGGAGGTCTTGGCCTCCTTGAACCGCTCGCCGAGGTTGAAGGCGATGCCACGCCGGCGGAACGCCCGCTCGAGCAGCTTCGAGCTGGACTCCTCCTCGGTCGGCAGCAGGTGCGGCAGCGCCTCGATGATCGTCACGTCAGCGCCGAAGGAGCGCCAGACGCTCGCGAACTCCACGCCGATCACGCC comes from Mycobacteriales bacterium and encodes:
- the lpdA gene encoding dihydrolipoyl dehydrogenase, producing MADPQSADLVILGGGSGGYACALRAAELGLSVIMIERDKVGGTCLHRGCIPTKALLHAAEVADAAREGEKIGVQSSVAGIDMAGVNSYKSGVVDRLYKGLSGLVKGRGITVVQGSGRLTSPTTVEVDGTTYNASKAVVLATGSFSRTLPGLEIDGERIITSEHALALERVPSSVIVLGGGVIGVEFASVWRSFGADVTIIEALPHLLPTEEESSSKLLERAFRRRGIAFNLGERFKEAKTSDAGVTVTLEDGKTFDGELLLVAVGRGPVSDNLGYAEAGIAMDRGFVTVDAHCRTSLPNVYAIGDLRPGLQLAHLGFAEGIMVAEEVAGLNPPTIDYDGVPRVTYSDPEVASVGLTSAQAAERGYQAVEATYDLAGNGRAQILQTAGAVKVIAEKDGPVLGIHMVGARVGDLIAEGQLITNWEALPIEVAQLIHPHPTLSEAVGEAHLALAGKPLHSHG